A region from the Ctenopharyngodon idella isolate HZGC_01 chromosome 13, HZGC01, whole genome shotgun sequence genome encodes:
- the LOC127524806 gene encoding E3 ubiquitin/ISG15 ligase TRIM25-like isoform X5: MAESVFDLEGPLNCPICLNLLQDPVTTSCGHSFCSDCINSFWDREAIRGVYSCPTCRTTFNKIPALSRNTVLADILEGMKQEAPAGPGDVKCDVCKGRKVKAIKSCLVCMASYCQTHVRPHYESEAFKKHKLVKASPNLQQQVCPQHHKALEVYCYNDRKCVCVVCMGNQHSGHKTVSAAAAMAKIQEELKIKNREFIQKTNDMNKEVRQFKKAVISLKRSAQAAVEHSDKIFTEIICSLRKRRAEVRENIRAQENEEVQDAENHIETLEKEICILQEESRKLEPLLHTEDHVHFFQNYSFSFGILPYNFIVINKKVNNLTFERLERSLSELKSQLDDVFEEHMGETFDEVDDVQIFKKRILNKRKRGPEWDPDAGAMESVLTDDDDDDDDNDNEDDDDSEGSTDTIPNPNPDRCHHSFS; the protein is encoded by the exons ATGGCAGAATCTGTCTTTGATCTTGAAGGTCCTTTAAACTGCCCGATCTGTCTGAATCTGCTTCAGGATCCAGTGACGACTTCTTGTGGTCACAGTTTCTGTAGTGACTGTATTAATAGCTTCTGGGATCGGGAAGCTATTCGAGGTGTTTACAGCTGCCCTACATGCAGGACGACATTCAACAAAATACCAGCTCTCAGCAGAAACACTGTACTGGCTGATATTTTAGAGGGAATGAAGCAGGAAGCTCCAGCTGGACCTGGAGACGTGAAGTGTGATGTTTGTAAAGGAAGAAAAGTGAAAGCCATCAAGTCTTGTTTGGTTTGTATGGCTTCTTACTGCCAAACTCACGTCCGTCCTCATTATGAGTCTGAAGCTTTTAAAAAGCACAAGCTGGTTAAAGCTTCCCCAAATCTACAGCAGCAGGTCTGCCCTCAACATCATAAAGCTCTGGAGGTTTACTGCTATAATGACcggaagtgtgtttgtgtggtttgTATGGGGAATCAACACAGTGGACATAAAACAGTCTCTGCTGCAGCTGCAATGGCAAAAATACAG GaggaactgaaaataaaaaacagagaaTTTATTCAGAAAACCAATGACATGAACAAGGAGGTTCGGCAGTTTAAGAAAGCTGTGATCTCTCTTAAG CGCTCTGCACAGGCAGCAGTGGAGCACAGCGACAAGATCTTCACTGAGATCATCTGCTCCCTTCGGAAGAGACGAGCTGAAGTGAGAGAGAACATCAGAGCTCAGGAGAACGAGGAGGTACAAGATGCAGAGAATCACATAGAGACGCTGGAGAAGGAGATCTGTATACTACAAGAGGAGAGCCGTAAACTGGAGCCGCTTTTACATACAGAGGATCACGTTCATTTCTTCCAG AATTACTCTTTCTCTTTTGGAATTCTACCATacaattttattgttattaacaaaaaagttaataacCTGACATTTGAGAGATTAGAGCGATCTCTCTCAGAGCTGAAAAGCCAACTGGATGATGTCTTTGAGGAGCACATGGGTGAAACATTTGATGAAg TTGATGATGTCCAAATATTCAAAAAAAGGATCCTGAACA AACGGAAGAGAGGACCAGAGTGGGATCCAGATGCAGGAGCAATGGAGAGTGTGCTTACG gatgatgatgatgatgatgatgataatgataatgaagatgatgatgactcCGAAGGCTCCACAGACACaatccctaaccctaaccctgacAGATGTCATCATTCTTTTTCCTAG